The Magnetococcus marinus MC-1 genome contains the following window.
GCTCTTTAAGAAATCGATAACCTGCCCCACGTAACGTTTCAATGTATTGCCCCGCATCACTCAGTTTTTGGCGCAGGCGCTTAACATGGGTATCAATGGTGCGGGTCTGAACGGCGGCAGAGAGCCCCCACACCTCATCGAGCAAAAAGTCACGGGTAAGCAAACGTCCCCGATTCTCTAAAAAGGCCACCAGCAGTTTAAATTCCATATAGGTTAACTGCACTTCTTGGCCGTTTACCCAGACTTGATGGGCGGTTTGGTCGACGGTAAGTGGACCAAAACAGAGGTCTTCAACCGCCGCTGAGGGTAAAGAGACCACCTGAGCACGGCGCATAAGTGCTTTTACCCGTAATAATAGCTCACGCATGCTAAAGGGTTTGGTCACATAATCATCGGCACCGGCATCAAAGCCCATCTCTTGATCCAGACTTTCCCCCCGGGCGGTGAGCATAATGATGGGAATTTTACGGGTACTCTCCCGATCACGCAGCGTTTTGCACACATCATAACCGGAAATGCCCGGTAACATGAGATCCAACACCACCAAATCGGGTTCCGGTTTTTGGGATACCAGACGAATGGCCTCACGTCCATTGGTGGTGGTTACCGTGTCAAAACCCGCTTGGGTAAAATTGTACTCCAACGTACGCAGAAGATCGGTCTCATCTTCAACAATCAAAATCCGCTCACTCATGACGGTATTTTTATCCTCTGCAAAGGTCTAGATGTTCGCCCCCAGCCAAGCATAGCATGATGGGTTTGCTTGTTCCGTTTTGACACGCTTACCGCTCAATTAGCTAGAGCTAAATATGGAATGTTGCATGTTTTTCCTCAACATTCACCCACGCACCACGCAGGGCGCATGCCTGTCGAAAAACCTTCACAACTGTCTTTTCTTGCTCACCTAGTTGTCAAAATAGACCAAGCCTTAGTCCCCTCTCCTGTGCAACAATAAAATCCTTCCCTATTTGCCCGTCTCATTACACACTGTGGGGGGTTATTGCTCATGGGTGCTGCCACGAGCCTGACACTTTGCTCACGTTCTTATCAAATGACGTTCTAGGTTGGCCCATGAACCGCTTAAAAGCTCTACGCACTCTACTGTTCCCCCTGCTTATTTTAGCCGGTGGTGCATGGGGCATTCGTTTGATCGGCAGCATGGACCGCCTGCCTCCGACCCCCAGCTCGCTGCAAGCCCAGCCTGTGGTTACGGTGCAGCGTGTGGAGCCAAGCTGGCAAGCCCCCCAGATCATCTTGCATGGCGAGGTGCGCAGCGACCGCCAGCTGCGTCTCATGACTCGCATTCAGGGGCGAGTGGCCTACATAAGCCCCGCTTTAAAGCTGGGCGGAGCGGTTAAACAAGGGGCCTTGTTGCTCTCTTTGGAAGATCGGGAGGCACGGCTGCATCTACAAGCCCAACAGGCCCGCACCCGTACCGCTGAGCTGGAGTTAGAGATTGAAGCCGGTCGGCAAAAGATCGCCAAACAGGATTGGGCGGTATTACGTCTGGGGGAGGTTGAGCAAGCCTCTGACCTAGCCTTGCGACTGCCCCATTTGGGTGTGGTGCGGCAAAAATTAGAGATGGCCCGTATCGAGTTGGCCCAAGCCCAACAAGAGTTGAGCTACACCAAACTTTATGCCCCCTTTGATGCCTTGGTCGTCAGCAAGGATGTCGCCATGGGCCAATGGCTTAAAGCAGGAGAGGAGATCGCGCGCCTGCTGGATAGCCAGCGTTTTTTGGTACATCTGCCCATTTCATCCAGCCAGTTTGCTCTGCTGGATCAAAATAAGCTCAAGCTGGGAGAGGGTCCCAAGCTGTTTTTGCGCCCCGCCCACGACTTACAAGCCCCGCCAAGCGTGGCCCAATTAACCGGTTTTGTTGGCGAGTTGCTCGCACCAACTCGGCGCTTGGTGCTGCTTGCCCAATTGGACAATCCCATGCAAAACCGCGGCACCTTATTGCTGCCCGGCAGCTTTGTGCAAGCGCAATTTACCGGACAACTGCAACCTCATATCTATGCCATACCGCCCCAGGCTCGCCATAATGGTGACCGCATTTGGACCGTAGAAACGTTGCAAAATCCCACACTGCGTAGTTATGGGATACATCCCCTATGGCAACAGGGAGAGGTTTGGTATACCACCTTAACCGAGGCCGGACAAAAGCCCTTGCTGCTGGTCACCAGCCCCCTCTCCCTACCGGTTGAAGGGCAATCTGTCAGCGTGACGCAATCCACAGCGTTGTCTACCCAAGGGCAACAACCATGATACCCCCATCCACGGCATCCGCCTCTCTCTCCCAAAAAAGGGGGAGTATTGCCTGGATGGTACGTAATCCGGTTGCTGCCAACCTCTTTATGTTGGTGGTGATTGTGGGTGGCATGCTGGGTTTGATGGAGAGCAAACAGGAGATCTTTCCTGAGTTTGATCTGGATCGGGTGGTGATCACCGTTGATTACCCAGGTGCCAGCCCCGCCGAGGTGGAACAAGGCATTGTGCTGGCCGTTGAGGAGGCGGTGCAGGGATTAGAAGGGGTCAAGAGCGTGGCCTCGCAGGCGGCGGAGGGTTTAGCAAGTATCAGCCTAGAGTTGCAGCGGGATGTGGATGGCGACCGCATTTTGGCGGATGTGCAGAGCGAGATCAACCGCATCACCACCTTCCCCGATGAAGCCGAGCGAGCCGTCGTCAAACGGGTGATGAACAAGCGCCAGGTGATTGATCTTATCCTGTCAGGTAAGGTTCCCATGGGCGATTTACACGCCATTGCTGAGCGAGTCCGACAGGATCTATTGCGCATTTCGGGTATCACGCAAGTGGTATTGAGTGGCTTAGCCAATCCCGAAGTTCACATCGAGATCCCCAGCAACCGGTTGGAGTCCCTTGGTTTATCGTTGGGGGATGTGGCCACCAGAATTGCCCAAACTAGCTTAGAACGCCCCGCAGGCACCCTAAAAAACAGCCGTGGCGATACCCTTATTCGTCTAACTGAACGACGCACTCAAGGGACAGCACTGACAGATATGGTGGTGGCTGAGGACAACCAAGGGGCCACCGTGCGGCTGGGAGAAATCGCCACCCTGCGTGATGGCTATCAGGAAGATGAAGAGAAGGCCTATTTTTTTAACGGGGTACCGGCCCTACGCCTGACCGCCTATCGGGTTGGTAAAGAGACCCCCACCGGGGTCAGTGAGCGGGTTAAGCAGTATGCTCAAAATCTACGCCAAAGCCTGCCCCCCACCATTGGGGTGGATACCTGGAAGGATAATTCTGAAATTCTGCAAGACCGCATTCAATTATTGTTAAAAAACGCTGCGTTAGGGCTGGTTTTAGTTTTGATGGTACTGGCTCTCTTCTTAAATTTGCGGTTGGCCGCCTGGGTGGCGGTTGGCATACCCTTTTCCTTTTTAGGGGCGTTTTTGGTCATGCCGGGGGCGGATCTTTCCATTAACATGGTCACCCTGTTTGCCTTTATTGTGACCCTGGGCTTGGTGGTCGATGATGCCATTGTTGTCGGTGAAAATATCTATGCCCACATGCAGCGTGGCGTATCAACCTATCAAGCGGCCATCACCGGTGCCCAGCAGATGGCGATTCCCGTCACCTTCTCTATTTTGACCACCATGGCGGCCTTTATGCCGCTCTTTTTTGTGCCGGGCACCCTGGGCAAGATTTTTTATCTGATTCCCGCCATTGTGATCCTGGTGTTGCTCTTTTCATTGTTAGAATCCATCTACGTTCTGCCCGCCCACTTGGCCCACACGGCAGGGTTGAATGTGGAGAGCCTGCGCCGCTCTAGTCGCGCGGGTATGAGTCGTGCCTTACAGCGCTTTACCCTTGGGCGCTACCGCCCGCTGTTGCTCTTTAGCCTGCGGCATCGCTGGAGTGTAGTGGCACTCTCTATGGTGCTTTTTGGACTCTCCATCGCCTTGGTGACGGGAGGGGTGGTGGCCTTTAATTTTTTCCCAAAAGTGGAAGATGACGATGTGCGCGCCTCGCTACGCTTGGCCCATGATGCCCCCTTTCAACAAACCCTCGACATGCAGCAAAGGCTCGAAGCAGCAGCCCGCCAAGCGGCCCAGGATTTAGGGGATGCGGAGCTGATTGAGGGCCTTTTTACCCGCGTGGGCGAAGCCGCCAGCGGCGGCGGTGGGCACAATAGCGCCTTAGCCAGCAGCGGCAGCCATTTGGTGGCGATGGAGCTGCATCTTAAAGATATTGCCTTAACCGGGGTGAGCGCCTCCCAATTTGCCGCTGCGTGGCGGCGGGCCATGCAGCCCATGCCCCCAGAGATTGTGGCGCTGAGCTTTCACTACACCATTGGCCCCGGCGCGGGGGCCGATGTGGATGTGGAGCTCTCACACCCGGATTTACAGGTGCTGGAGGCCGCCTCGCAACAGTTGGAACAGCAGATGCGGCAGATGGATCAATTGGTCAATGTGGAGAGTGCTTTTTCGGCAGGCAAACCCCAGCTCGACTTTACCCTTACCCCCATGGCCAGCAGCTACGGTATCACCGCCGCAGATCTGGCCGAACAGTTGCGCCACGCCATCTATGGTGCCGAAGCCGTGCGGGAACAACGCGATCGGCAAGAGATGCGTATTATGGTCCGTTATCCACCCCAGCAACGCCGCAGTGAGCTGGATCTGCGCGAGATGTTAATCCAGACCCCACAAGGGGCGATGATCCCCCTCTATCAGCTCGCCCAGTTTAAACGAGGTAGCGCCCCCACCACCATTGTGCGAGAAGAAGGGGTACGGGTGATTAATATCTCTGGTGAACTGGCCCCTGGGGTACGCTCACCTCGGTTGGCCATGCAGCAATTAACCCTCACCCTATTACCCCAACTGAAAAAACAGTATCCTGCCCTGACAGCCCGCTTCGTGGGGGCCAAACAGGAGGGGGATGATACCTTTACCACGCTGCGGCGGTACTATCTATTGGCGTTGGTGGTGATTTACGCTTTATTGGCGATTCCCTTTGGCAGCTATCGTCAACCCCTGATTATCATGTCTGTTATTCCCATGGGGTTTGTGGGCGCGGTAGCCGGCCACATGGTCATGGATTATGATTTAAGCATGGTCAGTATGTTGGGTATGATTGCCCTCTCGGGTGTGGTGGTAAACGACTCTTTGATATTAATTCACGAGGCCAACCGCACCAGGGAGAGAGGGCTCTCACCTTATAAAGCCGTGATTCATGCGGGTATCCAGCGTCTGCGCCCTATCTTACTGACCTCACTGACCACCTTTGTGGGGTTGGCCCCTATGATTTTTGAAACGTCTGTGCAGGCACGTTTTTTAATTCCTATGGCGCTAAGTTTGGGTTTTGGGGTACTGTTTGCTACCTTTGTGGTGTTGGTATTGGTCCCGGTGCTCTACCTAATCTTAACCCCATCCACCCCCCAAACCGCACTAAATTAAAGGCGAGTCGCCTCTTGCTGGAAGGCGCAACATTAACAAAGAAACTTTTATGTCGAGTAATCCGTGCAAAAAGAAACTGATTCACCTATAATTAGCGCGATTTATTCGATGCCTGACTTCGTATGTTAAGCTAAGGTTTCCCATCAAGAACGGGCCCCCCCCCCGAACGATGGGAAAATATGCCAATATCACACAAATCTTAGAGTGCTTACATAATGCTAAACTTCCGCAGTATTGGTACCCGCATTCTTGTTTTAGTTGGCCTCGCTGTGCTGGTTGGTTTGTTGGTGCAGATGTTTTTTTTCCTGCGTCATCAAGAAAACGGTATTATGGCTCAAAATGAGCGTACCATGGGTGTTCTGGCTCATTCTGTCAGCCAATCCTTACAAACGGTCATGCTCTCTGGGCAAGCGGATGAAGCACAACAATTCGCCAATGACTTGGCAAAAGTACCAGGTATCGTCGATTTTCGCATCTACCGGCTGGATGGTCATGCTGCCTTTTCAGACAACACCACCATCCAAAAAGTTAATCAAAAGCTGGATAATCCAGAGGCCTTTTTGCTGCATTCTGATCGGCAAGCGGTCGACGCTCGCTTACCGATTGCCGCAGACCATATTCAAGAAATTTTACAAAAGGGGACGTTGCCCAAATATACCACCGACGCATCTGGTGTGCCCACCCTCACCTATTGGTCCCGCATTGATACCAGTGATCAGTGCCAAGCGTGCCATATGGAAGAGGAGAAAGCCCGTGGTGTGCTCTGTTTAACCACCACCTTAGACGCTGTACATAATGATATTCAGGAGACCCGTTATGGTGCTGTGATTATCATGATTTTGGCACTGTTGGTGGTCTTTCTGCTAACCTACTTGCTGATTAAAAGTTCTGTGGTACGGCCCATTAAAGATGTCAGCAATGCCATGGACCGCATCTCCAAAGGGGATTGGGAACAAAATGTGCCCGAGACGGGTAATGATGAGCTTGCCCATATGGCCCGAACCTTTAACCGCATGATCGGTGAATTGAAAAACACCTATCGCGGATTAGAGAGTGAGCAAAACAAACTGCAAACCATCATCCGCAGTGCCAAAGAGGGCATGATTGTCACCAATCCCGATGGGGATGTGGTCTTGGTCAACCCCTCCGCTGAGCGTATCCTTGGCAAAACCGATGATGAAATCCGTGGCGAGGGCTTTTTCCAACTGATTGATGATCCCGACTATATCCGTACCTTTTTAGAGACCGGTGGTTTTGAAATGCCGGAAACCGTTGTTTATAAACAAAGGGTGCTTAATCTTTACGTGCGTTCCATTAAGGATGACCATGGCGAACCCATTGGCTCAGCCGCGCTGATCCTGGATGTTACCGATGAAAAACGCCTCGAACAGCAGCTACGGGAACTTTCAACCACCGATGGCCTGACGAAGTTGATTAACCGGCGCCGTATGGATGAACTGCTGGATGAAGAGCTTAAAAGAGCTGTACGCTATGGTTTAAACCTTAGCATCTTGCTGCTGGATGTCGATCACTTTAAAAAGTTTAACGACACTTATGGTCACGAGCAGGGCGACCATGTGCTCATCGCTCTGGCCGCAGAGATGAAATCCTATTTCCGCAACATTGATTATCCCTGTCGTTACGGCGGTGAAGAGTTTTTTGTTATCCTGCCCAACACCGATGCTGACGGCGCGATTAAAGTTGCAGACCGCTTGCGTGAACGGGTGGCAGAGAAGGAAGTTGACGGCCTAAGAGTGACCATAAGCATCGGTGTGGCAAGCTATCCCGATCTTTCGATCACCCGGCCCGATGCCATGGTGCGTGCCGCCGATTCGGCCCTTTATGTGGCTAAAGAGCAGGGACGAAATAAAGTGGTTTACGCTTCTGAAGCCAAACAAACCCCCCATTAAGAGATTGCGTCACGATCCATAAAAAAGGGAGGCCAGTATGGCCTCCCTTTTTTATGGATCGTGACAGGCAAAGGGTGCTCTCCATCCCATACGCCATCCAGCCATTTAACCATTTACCCATCCGTTGGTAGAGTACCCTTTAGGCGTCATACCCCCAGTAGGATAACCAGCGTTGCAAGGGGGCTTGCACGGCGTGTAGATAGGGTCCATAAGCCTGCCAGTCACAATGATGGGTGGCAGGGTGCTGCATAGAGAGGGATAGGGCTTCCCCCAACGTCGCCACATCATCACAGGGTTGGCCTAGATAGGCCAACAGCGGTTGCAGTACGGGGGTGGCATCACTGAGCAAATCCTCATACCGTACCGTATAGGGCTGCAACGCAAAGCGGTGTTGTGCTTGGCACCAAAAATCCATCGTCTCACTATACAGGGTCGCTGCGGTGCCTAACTCATGGAACTGTGCAACTGTTGGATTATGCTGAAAATCCTGCATATATGCGCTTAGACACACCCCATAGGGATGGCGTACCAGCAACACACTCTTGGCGTTGGGGAACAGTTGGACCAAAAGGGGCAGATAGAGCACATTCAGGGGCATGCTATCTAGCCACTGTGCAGGGGCATTCGGGGTGACACCGCATGCTTGCCAGTAGTATTCCCGACCAAGGGCACGCAAAGCGGGAGTGAGTTGCCCCATATGCCGCTCGTTTAGACCATGCTCTTGAACCAATTTTTCCCACACGACGGCAAGGCTGGATTTTTCTAGCATGGAGGATAAACTCAGGTGGTTATCCAATAAGCTGCTGAGCAGACTACTCCCAGAACAGGGGAAACCCAGGAAAAAAATAGGGGAAGCCTCGGTAGAGGGGCCATCTGTGGCAACTTGCGCCTGTTCGATTAAGGCCGCTCTATCTTTCAACTGCATTAAAAATTGAAAGCTCTCTTCTTGCTGCTCTGCACTTAACGCGGCATATGCCAATTGATGACCACGGGCAAAGGCGCGCATAGCGGCAGATGTTTCCTGCAAGGCAGCAAAAATTGCCCCTTCTTCAAAGGCCAACTCTTTTTTATGGATCAACGCCAGGGATTCGCGTTTAAACGCCTCAAGCTCCGCCAAGGCATCATCAAACCGTTGAGCATGCCGGTATAGGCGGATTTTGACCAAACGTAACAAAGGGTTATTAGGCACCAGATTCCATGCGGTTTCCAAGGCCTGCTGCGCCTCTTCCAAACGATTAAGACGCTCCAGCGTCACCGCGAGATTAACCCACCCTTCTGGTTGCTGGGGATTTATCTGTAGCGCCCACTGGTAACACGCCACCGCGCTCTCTAGGTCGCCCAGATCCTTTAGGGCAATGCCTTTATGGATGATCCCCAAAACATGTCGTGGCGCAATAGTGGTGAGCGCTTGATAGCTTTGGAGCGCCTGTTCATACAAGCCCTGTTGATGTTGAATACGCGCTTGATAATAAAGACAAACATCTAGATCACACGCTCCTTGCAACAAGCTATTAAGCTCCATTTGAGCCTGATCCAAAAAATCCCCGTTAAAGAGCATCGCAACCAAGTGCTGACGGTATTCGAGTTGTGGCGTGACTGCGATTGCTTTACGAATGACCTCAATGGCCTGTTCGTAACGCCCCATAACCCCCAACATGCCGCTATAACTGTGCAACAACATATGGTCCCAGGGGGTCTGGCTTAACACTTTTTCATAGACGGTTTCGGCTATTTCATTCTGCCCGGCACCATCCAAGGCAATGGCCAGATATTTCCAGCCTTGCAGGCTCTCTGGCCAGCGTGTGCAGAGCTCTTGCAAGACACGTAATGCGGTTCCCACATCCCCATTTTGCATGGCCTCAACTGCATGGGTTAGGGCGCTCTGCTGAGCAGACAAGGCTTGAACATCTTCGGGCAGTTTTGGCATAAGGGTCATCTTACTCACCTCACGTTATAGGGGCTGTACGGAGGTTTTTGCAATTTTCCAGCCATCTATTTTGTCGGAGGGGGGACGAAAGCTTTTTTTATTCGTAACCACAAACCCATTAAAACCTGGGTATTGATAAATAGGCATTTAAATTTTGCCAACTCTATTGCTTTATCATGAAATTACATTATGATAAGGAATGAGGAGTGTATAAAAATCCTACTCACATTCTTACCAATTGCACTTATGTGAGAAGGAACATTCGAATTTACGCCAATATGGGTTAGACTCAATCTAGTTACATAATGACACACCCATGTGCGGGTTTTGACCCCCTAACCCTGAAGATTGATAGAGAAAGATGGAAACGCTAAAACCCACGGTATTGATTGTCGAGGATGATCCTGACCTTTTAGAAGATCTCATGGATTTTTTAGATGCGCGTGGCTTTTCGGTCCGAGGTGCGAAAAGTGCTCAGGAGATGCATCGCGCCCTCGCAGAAAACCAACCTGATCTGATTGTCATGGACATCCTATTGCCCGATGATAATGGCATTGCCCTGACCCGTGAGCTCCGTCAGGAAGGAAATATGGGGATCTTAATGCTCACCTGCATGAACGATACCCAGCATATGTTGGACTCACTACAATCGGGGGCCGATGCCTACCTATTGAAGGATTCCGAACTCTCTGTGGTTGAGGCCAATCTGCGCAGCATTATGCGACGTTTACCCAAGTGGTCCACCAGCACCCCCTTACCCGAGGATGACCCCACCACCCTCTCTCCCACAGATGGCACGGCGTGGCACTACGATACCATTACTTGGACTTTAACCGCCCCAACCCATTTGTCGGTTAAACTGAATGGTCGTGAGCATCGTTTTTTACTAACACTTTGCCAAACACCTGGAAAAACGGTTGAAAGACCAATCTGCCTAGACGCCTTAGGTAAAAAAGATACCGTAACCAATCGCCGTAGTATGGATGTGTTTGTACGCCGTCTTAAAAATAAGATCGAACCAACGGTTAACCTGTCGTTCCCATTGGACACGGTTTATGGCGTAGGTTACGCATTTACCGCCCCTATCGTGGTAGAATAGGGGTTGTTTTTTGTAAAGGTATGTTCGACTTTGCACCCTTTGGGAACCCTGCGGCCCCAACGCTTTTATCCCAGTATGAGGCGTTAGAGCCCACACTGCTCTGTATGACCCATGTGGAGCTCTATTTTGTCTGTTTATTTTTTTTACCTGCGGACGCTTTGCCTGCTGCTATTGGGAATACTCTTGTGCAGCACACCTGTTCTGGCTAAGACCATAACACTACAAACCCCCGACACCTTATCTTTCATTTTTTCTCAACCAGGTAGTAACCCTTTAAGCCATCTGCTGCGACCATCTTCCGTAATGGACGAGGATCCCCTGCCCAATCGCTATTTAAAGGCACCGATTCATACCAACGGCGTGTTGCAGATCCCTTTCCATCTTTTACGCGCCACCGATCTTCCAAGCCGCTGGCAACTAACCCTTTCTACCAAAAGGCCCCATTCCATTACGCTCTACCACGACGATATCCAACAGGGTTGGCAACGCCAAGCCTACCGTGATACTCCCACCCACAAAGATGGTGCCGCTTTTGGTGTTCATTTTAGCGCAACTCTCGATTTATCCGCTCCGCTAACGCTCTACGAGTTACAAATCCGGAGCCGCTGGACCACACCGATCCACATCGAGTTAACCCCTCTTCAGGAGAGCCGCAATCGTGAGAGCAAAGTGATGCTCCATCATGGCATCTTTGCTGGTATCAGCCTTTCGATCATTATGCTCATTTTGTTACTGGGCAGCTTTATGCGTGAACCAAGTCATCGGTTGCATGCCCTGTTTCTTTTGACCTTACTACTCAGTTATGGCGGTTATTCCCCACTATTTTCGCCCTTTGGCACGTGGCTATCCTCCACCATCCAGGTAGAAAATATGGTCGCGGTTTCCAGTGTGCTCACCATTATGGCGAGCCTCTGGCTTTGGGATCACCTGCTCAACCTAACCCAATTTGCGCCCCAACTGCACCGTTTAATGCGTGCCGTCGCCTTTGCCATGGCCTTGCTATTACCATTGATTTTATATCTCTTACAGCAAAGTCACGCGGTATGGATTGATCTGCTACAAGGGATCTCCATGATTCTATACGGTTTCGCTTTAGGCTATGCTTTGGTCCACCGTGGTCTGCCCCATCACGCACGGTACGTGCTGCTTAGTGCTACCCCTTTGTTTGTTGCGCTCATCCAGCAACATGCCATAGGTTGGGGTTTATGGCCCTTGAACAAGCCTGTTTTACTCACCCTCGCAGAGGGAATTTTGCTTCATCTTGTGTTGAGCTTAGCGCATATCATGTTCCAGCTTATGCGCATAAACAAAGAAAAAATTAACGCCGAACAGCAACGTATTATGGTTGCTCGCAATGCTAAAGCGCTTGTGGAAAATGCCGTCAACCAACGCACGAGGGACCTTGAGCAGACCATTCAGCATCTTCACCAAGCCAATTTTCAAGCTTTGCAAGCGATGCATACAGAGCGACAGTTACAAAAAGAACAGATTGGTTTTTTTAGCATGCTCTCCCAGGAGTTTCACACCCCTCTTAAACGCATTCAACAAGCGGTTGAACAG
Protein-coding sequences here:
- a CDS encoding efflux RND transporter permease subunit, producing MVRNPVAANLFMLVVIVGGMLGLMESKQEIFPEFDLDRVVITVDYPGASPAEVEQGIVLAVEEAVQGLEGVKSVASQAAEGLASISLELQRDVDGDRILADVQSEINRITTFPDEAERAVVKRVMNKRQVIDLILSGKVPMGDLHAIAERVRQDLLRISGITQVVLSGLANPEVHIEIPSNRLESLGLSLGDVATRIAQTSLERPAGTLKNSRGDTLIRLTERRTQGTALTDMVVAEDNQGATVRLGEIATLRDGYQEDEEKAYFFNGVPALRLTAYRVGKETPTGVSERVKQYAQNLRQSLPPTIGVDTWKDNSEILQDRIQLLLKNAALGLVLVLMVLALFLNLRLAAWVAVGIPFSFLGAFLVMPGADLSINMVTLFAFIVTLGLVVDDAIVVGENIYAHMQRGVSTYQAAITGAQQMAIPVTFSILTTMAAFMPLFFVPGTLGKIFYLIPAIVILVLLFSLLESIYVLPAHLAHTAGLNVESLRRSSRAGMSRALQRFTLGRYRPLLLFSLRHRWSVVALSMVLFGLSIALVTGGVVAFNFFPKVEDDDVRASLRLAHDAPFQQTLDMQQRLEAAARQAAQDLGDAELIEGLFTRVGEAASGGGGHNSALASSGSHLVAMELHLKDIALTGVSASQFAAAWRRAMQPMPPEIVALSFHYTIGPGAGADVDVELSHPDLQVLEAASQQLEQQMRQMDQLVNVESAFSAGKPQLDFTLTPMASSYGITAADLAEQLRHAIYGAEAVREQRDRQEMRIMVRYPPQQRRSELDLREMLIQTPQGAMIPLYQLAQFKRGSAPTTIVREEGVRVINISGELAPGVRSPRLAMQQLTLTLLPQLKKQYPALTARFVGAKQEGDDTFTTLRRYYLLALVVIYALLAIPFGSYRQPLIIMSVIPMGFVGAVAGHMVMDYDLSMVSMLGMIALSGVVVNDSLILIHEANRTRERGLSPYKAVIHAGIQRLRPILLTSLTTFVGLAPMIFETSVQARFLIPMALSLGFGVLFATFVVLVLVPVLYLILTPSTPQTALN
- a CDS encoding response regulator; protein product: MSERILIVEDETDLLRTLEYNFTQAGFDTVTTTNGREAIRLVSQKPEPDLVVLDLMLPGISGYDVCKTLRDRESTRKIPIIMLTARGESLDQEMGFDAGADDYVTKPFSMRELLLRVKALMRRAQVVSLPSAAVEDLCFGPLTVDQTAHQVWVNGQEVQLTYMEFKLLVAFLENRGRLLTRDFLLDEVWGLSAAVQTRTIDTHVKRLRQKLSDAGQYIETLRGAGYRFLKELHHD
- a CDS encoding efflux RND transporter periplasmic adaptor subunit, producing the protein MNRLKALRTLLFPLLILAGGAWGIRLIGSMDRLPPTPSSLQAQPVVTVQRVEPSWQAPQIILHGEVRSDRQLRLMTRIQGRVAYISPALKLGGAVKQGALLLSLEDREARLHLQAQQARTRTAELELEIEAGRQKIAKQDWAVLRLGEVEQASDLALRLPHLGVVRQKLEMARIELAQAQQELSYTKLYAPFDALVVSKDVAMGQWLKAGEEIARLLDSQRFLVHLPISSSQFALLDQNKLKLGEGPKLFLRPAHDLQAPPSVAQLTGFVGELLAPTRRLVLLAQLDNPMQNRGTLLLPGSFVQAQFTGQLQPHIYAIPPQARHNGDRIWTVETLQNPTLRSYGIHPLWQQGEVWYTTLTEAGQKPLLLVTSPLSLPVEGQSVSVTQSTALSTQGQQP
- a CDS encoding sensor domain-containing diguanylate cyclase; amino-acid sequence: MLNFRSIGTRILVLVGLAVLVGLLVQMFFFLRHQENGIMAQNERTMGVLAHSVSQSLQTVMLSGQADEAQQFANDLAKVPGIVDFRIYRLDGHAAFSDNTTIQKVNQKLDNPEAFLLHSDRQAVDARLPIAADHIQEILQKGTLPKYTTDASGVPTLTYWSRIDTSDQCQACHMEEEKARGVLCLTTTLDAVHNDIQETRYGAVIIMILALLVVFLLTYLLIKSSVVRPIKDVSNAMDRISKGDWEQNVPETGNDELAHMARTFNRMIGELKNTYRGLESEQNKLQTIIRSAKEGMIVTNPDGDVVLVNPSAERILGKTDDEIRGEGFFQLIDDPDYIRTFLETGGFEMPETVVYKQRVLNLYVRSIKDDHGEPIGSAALILDVTDEKRLEQQLRELSTTDGLTKLINRRRMDELLDEELKRAVRYGLNLSILLLDVDHFKKFNDTYGHEQGDHVLIALAAEMKSYFRNIDYPCRYGGEEFFVILPNTDADGAIKVADRLRERVAEKEVDGLRVTISIGVASYPDLSITRPDAMVRAADSALYVAKEQGRNKVVYASEAKQTPH
- a CDS encoding tetratricopeptide repeat-containing sulfotransferase family protein; this encodes MTLMPKLPEDVQALSAQQSALTHAVEAMQNGDVGTALRVLQELCTRWPESLQGWKYLAIALDGAGQNEIAETVYEKVLSQTPWDHMLLHSYSGMLGVMGRYEQAIEVIRKAIAVTPQLEYRQHLVAMLFNGDFLDQAQMELNSLLQGACDLDVCLYYQARIQHQQGLYEQALQSYQALTTIAPRHVLGIIHKGIALKDLGDLESAVACYQWALQINPQQPEGWVNLAVTLERLNRLEEAQQALETAWNLVPNNPLLRLVKIRLYRHAQRFDDALAELEAFKRESLALIHKKELAFEEGAIFAALQETSAAMRAFARGHQLAYAALSAEQQEESFQFLMQLKDRAALIEQAQVATDGPSTEASPIFFLGFPCSGSSLLSSLLDNHLSLSSMLEKSSLAVVWEKLVQEHGLNERHMGQLTPALRALGREYYWQACGVTPNAPAQWLDSMPLNVLYLPLLVQLFPNAKSVLLVRHPYGVCLSAYMQDFQHNPTVAQFHELGTAATLYSETMDFWCQAQHRFALQPYTVRYEDLLSDATPVLQPLLAYLGQPCDDVATLGEALSLSMQHPATHHCDWQAYGPYLHAVQAPLQRWLSYWGYDA
- a CDS encoding response regulator transcription factor — translated: METLKPTVLIVEDDPDLLEDLMDFLDARGFSVRGAKSAQEMHRALAENQPDLIVMDILLPDDNGIALTRELRQEGNMGILMLTCMNDTQHMLDSLQSGADAYLLKDSELSVVEANLRSIMRRLPKWSTSTPLPEDDPTTLSPTDGTAWHYDTITWTLTAPTHLSVKLNGREHRFLLTLCQTPGKTVERPICLDALGKKDTVTNRRSMDVFVRRLKNKIEPTVNLSFPLDTVYGVGYAFTAPIVVE